One Pseudochaenichthys georgianus chromosome 7, fPseGeo1.2, whole genome shotgun sequence DNA segment encodes these proteins:
- the LOC117449877 gene encoding serine/threonine-protein kinase SBK1: MIELGLADGSLIDELMELTAQSLSQREIQEHFNIVKEIGRGKYGKVLLVTHRFRGTPMALKVIPKASTKLQGFLREYCISLHLSCHPCIVGLFGIAFHSNEHYCFAQELVIGRDLFAVIQPKVGIPESSVKRCAVQIASALEFIHSHGLVHRDVKPENILLLDNHCCQVKLADFGLAQKRGTMIRFITGTLPYMAPELCTVALMEGQKEVTTPPLSVEPSLDTWAFGVVIFCILTGYFPWERCMDSDDFYQEFADWCTMEETPTTEEDVPPLWQRFTPEAMEMFSKLLAPDLAKRCTVGEVKSYVEKDWLKKVNVIEPQQTVENGKIRE, encoded by the exons ATGATTGAGCTGGGCCTGGCTGACGGCAGCCTGATCGACGAGCTGATGGAGCTGACGGCACAGAGCCTGAGCCAGAGGGAGATCCAGGAACACTTCAACATCGTCAAGGAGATCGGCCGGGGGAAATATGGCAAAGTGTTGCTGGTCACACATCGCTTCAGGG GGACCCCCATGGCCTTGAAAGTGATTCCCAAAGCCTCGACTAAGCTGCAGGGCTTTCTGCGAGAGTACTGCATCTCCTTACACCTGTCCTGCCACCCCTGCATCGTGGGCCTCTTCGGCATTGCCTTCCATTCTAATGAGCACTACTGCTTTGCCCAAGAACTTGTCATTGGGAGGGACCTGTTTGCTGTCATCCAGCCAAAG GTGGGTATTCCAGAATCTTCAGTAAAACGTTGTGCCGTCCAGATCGCCAGTGCCTTGGAGTTCATCCACAGCCATGGCCTGGTCCACAGGGATGTCAAGCCAGAAAACATCCTCCTGTTGGACAATCACTGCTGCCAGGTCAAACTAGCAGACTTTGGCCTGGCCCAGAAGAGAGGAACTATGATACGATTTATCACAGGGACACTACCCTACATGGCCCCGGAGCTTTGTACCGTTGCCTTAATGGAGGGCCAGAAAGAAGTGACCACCCCTCCGCTTAGTGTGGAGCCAAGCCTGGACACCTGGGCCTTCGGGGTGGTTATTTTCTGCATCCTCACGGGTTACTTTCCCTGGGAGCGCTGCATGGACTCGGATGACTTCTACCAGGAGTTTGCAGACTGGTGCACAATGGAGGAGACACCAACCACTGAGGAGGACGTTCCTCCTTTGTGGCAAAGGTTCACCCCAGAAGCTATGGAGATGTTTAGCAAGCTCCTTGCTCCTGATTTAGCAAAGAGGTGTACAGTGGGGGAAGTCAAATCTTACGTGGAAAAGGACTGGCTTAAAAAAGTGAACGTGATTGAGCCGCAGCAGACAGTAGAAAATGGCAAAATCAGGGAATAG